The following are encoded together in the Candidatus Omnitrophota bacterium genome:
- a CDS encoding cyclodeaminase/cyclohydrolase family protein, protein MYINDSLKKYLDDLSDKLPAPGGGSAAAVLACLGTSLINMVCNFTVGKEKHKSVENDVSKILEESRKLNSRFQELIDEDVAAFKSKDIQKSLSVPLEISHLASEAACLCPDLAKKGNPNLITDVACGIDCLMAAFSCARINVEINLKNILEDEKKANIIQELDKNEDMLKAIRDEVVTYVREIVRR, encoded by the coding sequence ATGTACATTAACGACTCATTGAAAAAATATCTCGACGATTTATCAGATAAGTTACCTGCACCTGGTGGAGGTTCAGCAGCTGCTGTTTTGGCTTGTCTGGGAACAAGCCTCATAAACATGGTTTGTAATTTCACTGTCGGAAAAGAAAAGCACAAATCAGTAGAGAATGACGTAAGTAAGATCTTGGAGGAGTCCCGGAAATTAAACAGCCGTTTTCAAGAACTTATTGATGAAGATGTAGCAGCCTTTAAGTCCAAAGATATCCAGAAATCCTTAAGCGTCCCGCTTGAGATCTCTCACTTAGCATCTGAGGCAGCTTGTCTATGTCCTGACCTTGCCAAGAAAGGCAATCCTAATCTAATAACAGATGTAGCATGTGGAATTGATTGTTTAATGGCTGCTTTTTCTTGTGCTAGGATTAATGTAGAGATAAATCTAAAAAATATCTTGGAAGATGAGAAAAAAGCAAATATAATACAAGAGCTTGATAAAAACGAAGATATGCTTAAAGCAATAAGAGATGAG